The following are from one region of the Methylophilus sp. DW102 genome:
- the prmC gene encoding peptide chain release factor N(5)-glutamine methyltransferase: MLPTIRACLDAAKIQLMQTIPADEASIEARMLLMEVLKVNHAWLLGHALDLLDTQKQTDFNALVARRLQGEPIAHILGYREFFGLPLRVTPDTLIPRPDTETLVEAALEKINQHARGKPLEVLDLGTGTGAIALALAKHGPDCQVTAVDASEAALAVAKNNAYALGIENTQFVLSDWFSALAPKSYHVIVSNPPYIEADDPHLQQGDLRFEPLSALASGADGLQAIRQIIAQAPGYLTENGWLMLEHGYNQADAVQSFLKAQGFAEIATMHDLGNQPRVTSGKWPLAKPV, translated from the coding sequence ATGCTGCCCACCATCCGCGCCTGCCTGGATGCTGCAAAAATCCAATTGATGCAAACCATCCCGGCTGACGAAGCCAGCATAGAAGCCCGCATGTTATTAATGGAGGTGCTCAAGGTGAACCATGCCTGGCTACTCGGTCATGCACTGGATTTGCTGGATACGCAAAAACAAACAGACTTTAACGCCTTAGTTGCCCGCCGCCTGCAAGGTGAGCCCATCGCCCATATTTTGGGCTACCGCGAGTTTTTTGGGCTACCGCTCAGAGTGACGCCTGACACCTTGATCCCGCGACCAGATACTGAAACTCTGGTAGAGGCTGCCTTGGAAAAAATCAACCAGCATGCGCGCGGCAAACCGCTTGAAGTGTTGGACCTGGGCACAGGAACCGGGGCTATCGCACTCGCGCTGGCCAAACATGGACCAGACTGCCAGGTGACTGCGGTGGATGCCTCTGAAGCAGCCTTGGCCGTCGCGAAAAATAACGCTTATGCACTGGGCATTGAGAATACGCAGTTTGTGTTAAGCGACTGGTTTTCAGCGCTGGCTCCCAAATCTTACCATGTGATTGTGAGCAATCCGCCCTATATTGAAGCAGACGACCCGCATCTGCAACAAGGCGATTTGCGTTTTGAACCCTTATCGGCGCTGGCTTCAGGGGCAGATGGTTTGCAAGCGATCCGGCAGATTATTGCCCAGGCGCCTGGCTATTTGACTGAAAATGGATGGCTCATGCTGGAGCACGGTTACAACCAGGCGGACGCCGTGCAATCATTCTTAAAAGCACAAGGGTTTGCAGAGATTGCAACGATGCATGATCTGGGTAATCAGCCCCGAGTCACGTCAGGAAAATGGCCACTAGCAAAACCAGTATGA
- a CDS encoding TIGR01458 family HAD-type hydrolase, which translates to MQPIPNIKAVLFDLDGVLYIGNQVINGAIAAVKQLREAGIAVRFVTNTSTLSLASLQSKLNALGFNVVPEEIMSAPQATIQYLKKQPNPVCKLLLADDVKKDFACFDQSETAANYVVIGDIGDRWSYQLLNEVFTCLVNGAQLIAIHKNRFWQTETGLQMDIGAFVTGLEYASNTKAMLMGKPSQHFFHMAIDALRLKPSEVLMIGDDIDADIGGAQDAGLHGILVKTGKYRETYTRLSAVEPDAMIASVADLPALLGCFSASAHSS; encoded by the coding sequence ATGCAGCCTATCCCTAATATTAAAGCCGTGCTATTTGACCTGGATGGCGTGTTGTATATCGGCAATCAAGTCATCAATGGCGCGATCGCGGCCGTGAAACAACTGCGCGAAGCGGGCATTGCGGTCCGCTTTGTCACCAACACTAGCACGCTATCTTTAGCGTCCTTGCAATCCAAGCTGAATGCGTTGGGCTTCAATGTAGTGCCCGAAGAAATCATGAGTGCACCACAAGCGACCATCCAGTACCTCAAAAAGCAGCCGAACCCGGTCTGTAAATTGTTGCTGGCAGACGATGTGAAAAAAGATTTTGCCTGTTTTGATCAATCGGAAACCGCGGCCAATTATGTGGTGATCGGCGATATAGGCGACCGCTGGTCTTACCAACTACTCAATGAAGTGTTTACCTGCCTGGTGAATGGCGCGCAGTTAATTGCCATCCATAAAAACCGCTTCTGGCAAACCGAGACTGGCTTGCAAATGGATATTGGCGCGTTTGTCACCGGGCTGGAGTACGCCAGCAATACCAAAGCCATGCTAATGGGCAAGCCTTCGCAGCATTTCTTTCATATGGCCATCGATGCCTTACGGCTGAAACCTTCGGAAGTGCTAATGATAGGCGATGATATTGATGCGGATATTGGCGGTGCACAAGATGCGGGCTTGCATGGCATTCTGGTCAAAACTGGAAAATATCGCGAAACCTATACGCGCTTATCCGCCGTGGAGCCGGATGCGATGATTGCTTCAGTGGCAGATTTACCGGCATTGCTAGGCTGCTTTTCTGCCTCCGCCCATTCCTCCTGA
- a CDS encoding homoserine O-acetyltransferase, producing the protein MFESNSVGIVKAQVAHFTRPLTLKSGAVLPQYHLAYETYGELNAAKSNAVLICHALSGNHHVAGRYTPEDKYPGWWDNLVGPGKPLDTNKFFVIGLNNLGGCHGSSGPSSVDPLTDKPYSATFPVVTVEDWVESQARLLDYLGIDQLAAVIGGSLGGMQALHWNIVYPERVRHAFVIASAPNLTAQNMAFNEVARQAIITDPEFFDGDYYNHGTVPRRGLRIARMLGHITYLSDDAMGEKFGRKLRHGDVKYSFDVEFEMESYLRYQGDKFAGEFDANTYLRMTRALDYFDPALDFEGNLSKALSRAKAKFVVISFTTDWRFSPARSREIVQALLDNALPVKYAEVTSAHGHDAFLMPDAHYHAIMRAYLEQIKV; encoded by the coding sequence ATGTTTGAATCGAATTCTGTTGGTATCGTTAAAGCGCAAGTTGCGCATTTCACCCGGCCGCTCACGCTTAAAAGCGGCGCCGTGTTGCCACAATACCATCTTGCTTATGAAACCTATGGTGAACTTAACGCGGCCAAAAGCAATGCCGTGTTGATTTGTCATGCCCTGTCTGGCAACCATCATGTGGCTGGCCGTTATACGCCAGAAGATAAATATCCTGGCTGGTGGGATAACCTGGTGGGTCCGGGCAAACCGCTGGATACCAACAAGTTTTTTGTGATCGGGTTGAATAACCTGGGCGGCTGTCATGGCAGTAGCGGCCCATCCAGCGTGGATCCGCTGACAGACAAGCCTTATAGCGCTACTTTTCCGGTCGTGACCGTAGAAGACTGGGTAGAGTCACAAGCACGACTGTTAGATTACCTGGGTATTGACCAACTGGCGGCGGTGATTGGCGGCAGTCTGGGGGGCATGCAAGCGCTGCACTGGAACATTGTATATCCCGAGCGTGTGCGGCATGCCTTTGTGATTGCCTCGGCGCCCAACCTGACCGCACAGAACATGGCGTTTAACGAAGTGGCACGCCAGGCGATTATCACTGACCCCGAGTTTTTTGACGGCGATTATTACAACCATGGCACCGTGCCGCGCCGTGGCTTGCGCATTGCCCGCATGCTGGGTCATATCACCTACCTGTCAGACGATGCCATGGGTGAAAAATTTGGCCGCAAACTGCGTCATGGCGATGTGAAGTACAGCTTTGATGTCGAGTTTGAAATGGAGTCTTACTTGCGCTATCAAGGCGACAAGTTTGCCGGCGAATTTGATGCCAACACCTATTTACGCATGACACGCGCGCTGGATTATTTTGATCCGGCGCTGGATTTTGAAGGCAATTTGAGCAAGGCGCTCAGCCGCGCCAAAGCCAAGTTTGTCGTCATCTCGTTTACCACCGACTGGCGTTTTTCGCCTGCACGTTCGCGCGAGATCGTCCAGGCCTTGCTGGATAACGCCTTGCCCGTGAAGTATGCCGAGGTCACCTCGGCCCATGGGCATGATGCCTTCTTGATGCCTGATGCGCATTACCATGCCATCATGCGCGCCTATCTGGAGCAAATCAAAGTATGA
- the metW gene encoding methionine biosynthesis protein MetW, with product MTNVNITNVRPDFALITKWVQTKAKVLDLGCADGTLLTHLHQTLGITGYGIEKDDANWLAALKNGVDVIQMNLEEGLSGFEDQSFDTVILSQTLQAMHNTESIVHEMLRVGREIIVTFPNFGYWRNRLQITLGNMPVSKSLPYQWYDTPNVHLCTINDFDHFCRQHNIQVIERKVITDGQDIHFLPNLLGNLAMYRLKRAA from the coding sequence ATGACGAATGTAAATATTACCAATGTTCGCCCAGACTTTGCATTAATTACAAAATGGGTGCAAACAAAAGCCAAAGTGCTGGATTTGGGTTGCGCAGATGGCACGCTGCTCACGCACTTGCATCAAACACTGGGCATTACAGGCTACGGCATTGAAAAAGACGATGCCAATTGGTTGGCAGCATTAAAAAATGGCGTGGATGTGATTCAAATGAACCTCGAAGAAGGCCTGTCCGGCTTTGAAGACCAGTCGTTTGATACAGTCATTTTGTCGCAAACCTTGCAGGCCATGCACAATACTGAAAGCATCGTGCATGAAATGCTGCGGGTAGGGCGCGAAATCATCGTCACCTTCCCCAATTTTGGCTATTGGCGCAACCGCCTGCAAATCACGCTGGGCAACATGCCCGTCTCCAAAAGCCTGCCCTATCAATGGTACGACACACCCAACGTGCACCTATGCACCATCAACGACTTTGACCACTTTTGCCGCCAGCACAACATTCAAGTCATTGAACGTAAAGTGATTACCGATGGCCAGGATATTCACTTTTTGCCTAATCTGCTGGGCAATCTCGCGATGTACCGGTTGAAACGCGCCGCCTGA
- a CDS encoding sigma-54-dependent Fis family transcriptional regulator, giving the protein MPNKYSPSSTPLPQAGLRDDQRAIAEAIARSWRRCMVKGVDEQAPAEDQIITAQELAQRLEKNRLLLAQAEPEMITLSEQIAHTRSLVILTDNEGVILRTMGEGVDENQIRASLLPGASWSEEHRGTNAIGTALVERLAISVQGAEHFMAYHHSLSCSAVPIFAANNHLVATLDVSNDLNAPQQHTLALVKMAAQMVENRLFHATAEGEIAVHFHVRPEFIGTLWEGVALFDAAGQLQTINRSGQFQFGLPLDQDSLSARRIAFEDIFDESWIAFKQRGLNADVLFPLHLRNGARLYARASASQAPSAPKKMPPLAPRESAASLELLDSGDPQFKLAITQVKQVLDKDIPVLILGETGAGKELFSRAIHDASARRHKPFIAVNCAALPEGLIEAELFGYEEGAYTGAKRKGNLGKIQQADGGTLFLDEIGDMPLSLQARLLRVLQERSVTPLGGSKSIPVNFMLLSATNQKLKDKVAAGEFRSDLYYRINGLSVQLPALRERLDMARLIQVILQIEQAPQATLSEEVVALFNDHPWPGNVRQLHNVLRTAVALADGGVIGRQHLMQDFLDEMHAKKADAEPAAVGMAALPAASLKVQNDEAIRQAMLQHGGNISAVSRQLGLSRNTLYRRLKALNLS; this is encoded by the coding sequence ATGCCCAACAAGTATTCCCCCTCCTCCACCCCTCTGCCGCAAGCAGGCTTGCGTGATGATCAGCGCGCCATTGCCGAAGCGATTGCCCGCTCGTGGCGGCGGTGTATGGTCAAAGGCGTGGATGAGCAAGCCCCGGCAGAAGATCAGATTATTACTGCCCAGGAATTGGCGCAGCGGCTGGAGAAAAACCGCCTGTTATTGGCGCAAGCCGAACCGGAAATGATCACCTTGAGTGAGCAAATTGCCCATACGCGTAGCCTGGTGATTTTGACCGATAACGAAGGGGTGATTTTGCGCACCATGGGTGAAGGCGTGGATGAAAATCAGATCCGCGCCTCATTATTGCCTGGCGCGTCGTGGAGCGAAGAGCACCGGGGCACCAATGCCATAGGCACTGCGCTGGTAGAGCGCCTGGCCATCAGTGTGCAGGGGGCTGAGCACTTCATGGCCTATCATCATTCACTCAGTTGTTCCGCTGTGCCTATCTTTGCTGCCAATAACCATTTGGTTGCGACGCTGGACGTATCCAACGACCTCAATGCGCCGCAGCAGCATACGCTGGCCCTGGTCAAAATGGCGGCACAAATGGTCGAAAACCGGCTGTTTCATGCCACTGCAGAGGGTGAAATCGCCGTGCATTTTCATGTGCGGCCAGAATTTATTGGTACCTTGTGGGAAGGGGTGGCGTTGTTTGATGCGGCTGGCCAGCTACAGACGATCAACCGTAGTGGTCAGTTTCAGTTTGGTTTGCCGCTGGACCAGGATAGCCTCTCTGCGCGGCGTATTGCATTTGAAGATATTTTTGACGAGTCGTGGATCGCGTTCAAGCAACGCGGTTTAAATGCCGATGTCCTGTTTCCACTGCATCTGCGTAATGGCGCGCGGTTATATGCCCGCGCCTCGGCGAGCCAGGCGCCTTCCGCTCCGAAAAAAATGCCGCCGCTGGCGCCGCGCGAGTCTGCCGCCAGTCTGGAGCTGCTGGACAGTGGCGACCCGCAATTCAAGCTGGCGATCACGCAAGTGAAGCAAGTGCTGGACAAAGACATCCCGGTGCTGATCCTCGGCGAGACCGGGGCCGGTAAAGAATTATTTTCACGCGCGATTCACGATGCCAGTGCGCGCCGCCACAAGCCGTTTATTGCCGTCAACTGTGCGGCCTTGCCAGAAGGGCTGATTGAAGCCGAACTGTTTGGCTATGAAGAAGGCGCCTATACAGGGGCCAAGCGTAAAGGCAATCTTGGCAAAATCCAGCAAGCGGATGGCGGCACCTTGTTTCTGGATGAGATTGGCGATATGCCATTGTCACTGCAAGCGCGCTTGTTGCGCGTCTTGCAAGAGCGCAGCGTGACGCCGTTGGGCGGCAGCAAGTCTATCCCGGTCAACTTTATGCTGCTCAGCGCGACGAATCAGAAGTTGAAAGATAAAGTGGCTGCAGGCGAGTTCCGCAGTGATTTGTATTACCGCATCAATGGCCTCAGTGTGCAATTGCCTGCGCTGCGGGAGCGGCTGGATATGGCAAGGTTAATTCAGGTCATTCTGCAAATTGAACAGGCGCCGCAAGCCACCTTGAGTGAAGAGGTGGTGGCGCTGTTTAATGACCACCCCTGGCCGGGCAATGTACGCCAGTTGCATAATGTCTTACGTACAGCCGTGGCATTGGCGGATGGCGGCGTGATTGGTCGCCAGCATTTGATGCAGGATTTTCTGGATGAAATGCATGCCAAAAAAGCAGATGCTGAGCCGGCTGCGGTCGGCATGGCCGCGTTGCCAGCGGCCAGCCTGAAAGTGCAAAATGATGAAGCGATCCGGCAAGCCATGCTGCAACATGGCGGCAATATTTCAGCGGTGTCCCGTCAGCTGGGGTTAAGCAGAAATACGCTTTACCGGCGCCTGAAAGCGCTCAATCTTTCTTGA
- a CDS encoding methanol/ethanol family PQQ-dependent dehydrogenase: MQQRIKLAISALLLGSISTSVWADAELDTLMKDDNQWAMQRKDYANQGYSRLSQINKGNVKQLKMAWSFATGVNRGHEGAPLVIGNTMFIHTAFPNNVYALDLNDDQKILWSYFPKQSPDVQSVMCCDNVNKGLGYGDGKILLQQNNGVLVALDAKTGAKVWEVTVNDPRTGAANTNAPHVFKDKVITGCSGGEFGVRCHISAYNIKDGSLIWKAYSTGPDSEVMIGPDFNKENPHYSALSLYEDVNGGNKMGGSFKNLDKAQLKFPEANLGVRTWLKPQQQKDGWQNGGGPTWGWYSYDPKLNLMYYGSGNPGTWNPDVRPGDNKWSMTIFARDLDTGLARWGYQMTPHDEWDYDGMNEIVLWEANGKQLATHFDRNGFGYTFDRTNGTLLVAEKMHPFVNWATKIDLKTGIPVKDPKYSTHQDYNAKGVCPSALGVKDEQPSAFSPKTKTFYVPLNHVCMTYEPVESKYVAGQPWVGATLTMFAGPDGVMGGFMAWDGLKGKAQWYNKEKFSAWGGALVTASDLVFYGTLDRWVKALDAKTGKELWKFQVGSGVVGNMITYGHKGKQYVGVLSGIGGWAAVAMNLGLTNDTDGLGAAGGYKELTKYNAAPGGGAMNVFSL; encoded by the coding sequence ATGCAACAACGTATCAAGCTTGCCATCAGCGCATTACTGTTAGGCAGCATCAGCACCAGCGTATGGGCAGATGCTGAACTGGACACTTTAATGAAAGATGACAATCAGTGGGCCATGCAGCGTAAAGACTACGCGAATCAGGGCTATAGCCGCTTGTCACAAATCAACAAAGGTAATGTCAAACAATTGAAAATGGCCTGGTCGTTTGCCACTGGTGTGAACCGCGGTCACGAAGGTGCACCGCTGGTCATCGGCAATACCATGTTTATCCACACCGCATTCCCTAACAACGTGTATGCGCTGGACCTGAACGATGACCAGAAAATTCTGTGGTCTTATTTCCCTAAACAAAGCCCGGATGTGCAATCCGTCATGTGTTGCGACAACGTGAACAAAGGCTTGGGCTACGGTGACGGCAAGATTCTGCTGCAACAGAATAATGGCGTACTGGTCGCTCTGGATGCAAAAACAGGGGCCAAGGTTTGGGAAGTAACTGTCAACGACCCAAGAACAGGCGCGGCCAACACCAACGCTCCACACGTGTTTAAAGATAAAGTAATCACTGGCTGTTCAGGCGGTGAATTCGGTGTACGTTGCCACATCAGCGCGTACAACATCAAAGATGGCAGCCTGATCTGGAAAGCCTACAGCACCGGTCCAGACAGCGAAGTCATGATTGGACCAGACTTCAACAAGGAAAACCCACATTACAGCGCACTGTCTCTGTACGAAGACGTGAATGGTGGTAACAAAATGGGTGGTTCCTTCAAGAATCTGGACAAAGCACAACTGAAATTTCCAGAAGCCAACCTGGGTGTACGCACCTGGCTCAAACCACAACAGCAGAAAGATGGCTGGCAAAATGGCGGCGGCCCAACATGGGGTTGGTATTCTTATGATCCAAAATTGAACCTGATGTACTACGGCAGCGGTAACCCAGGTACCTGGAACCCAGACGTACGTCCAGGCGACAACAAATGGTCGATGACGATTTTTGCCCGTGACCTTGATACCGGCTTGGCACGCTGGGGCTACCAGATGACGCCACACGACGAGTGGGATTATGACGGCATGAACGAAATCGTGTTGTGGGAAGCAAACGGCAAGCAATTGGCCACCCACTTTGACCGTAACGGTTTTGGCTATACCTTTGACCGTACCAACGGCACGCTGCTGGTCGCTGAAAAAATGCACCCGTTCGTCAACTGGGCAACCAAGATTGATCTGAAAACCGGTATTCCGGTCAAGGATCCAAAATACTCTACGCACCAGGATTACAACGCAAAAGGCGTTTGCCCTTCTGCACTGGGTGTTAAAGACGAACAACCGTCCGCGTTTTCACCGAAAACCAAAACGTTCTATGTCCCGCTTAACCACGTGTGCATGACCTATGAGCCAGTTGAATCGAAATATGTGGCCGGTCAACCTTGGGTAGGGGCGACATTGACCATGTTTGCCGGTCCAGACGGCGTGATGGGTGGCTTTATGGCTTGGGATGGCCTCAAAGGCAAAGCTCAGTGGTACAACAAGGAGAAATTCTCTGCTTGGGGTGGCGCACTGGTCACCGCGTCTGATCTGGTCTTCTACGGTACGCTGGACCGTTGGGTGAAAGCACTGGATGCCAAAACCGGTAAAGAACTGTGGAAATTCCAAGTAGGTTCCGGCGTGGTCGGCAACATGATCACCTACGGTCACAAAGGCAAACAATACGTCGGCGTACTGTCTGGCATTGGTGGTTGGGCGGCCGTGGCGATGAACCTGGGCTTGACCAATGATACCGATGGCTTGGGTGCTGCCGGTGGTTACAAGGAACTGACTAAATACAACGCCGCACCTGGTGGTGGCGCCATGAATGTATTCAGCTTATAA
- a CDS encoding c-type cytochrome, which produces MQLFNQTLLATALLAATASAIAGSGAEALAQKSGCLLCHGIDKKVVGPAYKEVAAKYKGDKTAEAKLIQKVKAGGSGVWGEMPMPPNSPQVKDEDIKTIVQWVLSL; this is translated from the coding sequence ATGCAATTGTTTAACCAAACCTTGCTCGCCACGGCCTTGCTGGCTGCCACAGCCTCTGCCATTGCAGGGAGTGGCGCCGAGGCCTTGGCTCAAAAAAGCGGCTGCTTGCTTTGCCATGGCATCGACAAAAAAGTCGTTGGCCCGGCTTACAAAGAAGTCGCCGCCAAATACAAAGGTGATAAAACCGCTGAAGCCAAGCTGATCCAGAAGGTGAAAGCCGGTGGCAGCGGGGTATGGGGTGAAATGCCTATGCCACCGAACAGCCCACAAGTGAAGGACGAAGATATCAAGACCATCGTCCAGTGGGTGTTGAGTTTGTAG
- a CDS encoding AmpG family muropeptide MFS transporter, with product MTISQTLFTRRMLMCVALGFSSGLPLYLLLQLLPAWLRSEGLNLKTIAAFAFMQLPYTWKFLWSPLMDRYSLLQALGRRRSWILGTQLALLASIVGLGMFHPQQEISMVALLATLVALFSASQDIVIDAYRRETLSDEELGLGNSLYVNAYRIAGLVPGSLALILADHLAWSQVFLVVGLFMLPGIGFTLWAQEPVMASAPKTLLASVIEPFKEFINRSGWQHALWVLLFILLYKLGDSMATALATPFYIDMGFSKTDIGAIAKGSGLVMQIAGAFVGGIWMLKLGINRGLWIFGVVQALSILGFAWLAGSGPFTEIGAPERSMLAIVIGFEAFGVGLGTAAYVAYMARETNPAYTATQLALFTSLSAVPRSVFNALTGGMVEALGWQQFFYVCTLLAIPGMLLLFKVAPWREK from the coding sequence ATGACGATCTCGCAAACCCTGTTTACACGCCGCATGCTGATGTGTGTCGCCCTAGGCTTCAGTTCTGGCCTCCCCCTGTATCTTTTGCTGCAACTGTTGCCTGCCTGGTTACGTAGCGAAGGCCTCAATCTCAAAACCATCGCCGCCTTTGCCTTTATGCAACTGCCCTATACCTGGAAGTTTTTGTGGTCGCCCTTGATGGACCGCTACAGCTTGTTACAAGCGCTGGGCCGCCGCCGCAGCTGGATACTGGGCACTCAATTGGCGCTGCTGGCCAGTATTGTGGGCCTGGGCATGTTCCATCCGCAGCAAGAAATCAGCATGGTCGCCCTGCTTGCCACACTGGTAGCGCTATTTTCGGCCAGTCAGGATATCGTCATTGATGCCTACCGCCGCGAAACACTGAGCGATGAAGAGCTGGGGTTGGGCAACAGCTTGTATGTCAACGCCTATCGGATTGCTGGCTTGGTTCCTGGCTCGCTGGCCCTGATTCTGGCAGACCATCTGGCCTGGTCGCAGGTATTTTTGGTCGTTGGCCTGTTTATGCTGCCCGGTATCGGATTTACACTGTGGGCGCAAGAACCCGTGATGGCCAGCGCGCCCAAAACCTTGCTCGCCTCCGTGATTGAACCTTTCAAGGAGTTTATTAATCGCAGCGGCTGGCAGCATGCACTGTGGGTGTTGCTGTTTATCTTGCTCTACAAGCTGGGCGACAGCATGGCCACCGCACTCGCTACCCCGTTTTATATTGACATGGGCTTCAGCAAAACCGATATCGGCGCCATTGCCAAAGGCAGCGGCCTGGTCATGCAAATCGCCGGTGCCTTCGTTGGCGGCATCTGGATGCTGAAATTGGGTATTAACCGCGGTTTATGGATCTTTGGAGTCGTGCAGGCACTCTCCATCCTGGGGTTCGCCTGGCTCGCGGGCAGCGGCCCCTTTACCGAGATCGGTGCCCCGGAACGCAGCATGCTTGCGATTGTGATCGGCTTTGAAGCCTTTGGCGTTGGCTTGGGCACAGCGGCTTATGTGGCCTACATGGCACGCGAAACCAACCCCGCCTATACCGCAACCCAGCTCGCCTTGTTTACCAGCCTATCCGCCGTACCGCGCTCGGTTTTTAATGCTCTGACTGGTGGCATGGTGGAGGCACTGGGATGGCAGCAGTTTTTTTATGTGTGCACTTTGCTGGCAATCCCGGGGATGTTGCTGTTGTTTAAGGTAGCTCCTTGGCGGGAAAAATAG
- a CDS encoding exodeoxyribonuclease III: MRIITLNLNGIRSACNKGFLPWLANSGGEIVCLQELKAQAGDMQPDMLQPPGYHGYFHYAEKKGYSGVGIYSKQPADKVIIGLGHAEIDAEGRYLECQYGNLSVVSLYLPSGSSGEERQQFKFAVMAKFLPHLEQLIACGREVVICGDWNIAHQEIDLKNWKGNKKNSGFLPEERAWMGDVLQRVGWVDTYRTLYPDTTDACYTWWSNRGQAWAKNVGWRIDYQLATPALGAKVMAASVYKAERFSDHAPLIVDYAD, encoded by the coding sequence ATGCGTATTATAACCTTGAACCTCAATGGCATACGGTCAGCCTGCAACAAAGGCTTTTTGCCCTGGCTGGCGAATAGTGGCGGCGAGATTGTGTGTTTACAGGAGCTCAAAGCCCAAGCCGGTGACATGCAGCCTGACATGCTGCAGCCGCCTGGTTACCACGGCTATTTTCACTATGCTGAGAAAAAGGGCTATAGCGGTGTGGGGATTTACAGCAAGCAGCCTGCAGACAAGGTGATTATTGGCTTGGGCCATGCCGAAATAGACGCTGAAGGGCGCTATCTGGAATGTCAGTACGGCAATCTAAGCGTGGTGTCTTTATACCTGCCGAGCGGCTCTAGCGGCGAAGAGCGGCAGCAATTCAAATTTGCCGTGATGGCAAAATTTTTGCCGCATCTGGAGCAGTTGATTGCCTGTGGCCGCGAGGTCGTAATTTGCGGCGACTGGAATATTGCCCATCAGGAAATCGACCTCAAAAACTGGAAAGGCAATAAAAAGAACTCCGGCTTTTTGCCAGAAGAGCGCGCCTGGATGGGGGATGTGTTGCAACGTGTCGGCTGGGTCGACACTTATCGGACGCTGTATCCGGACACCACCGATGCGTGCTACACCTGGTGGAGTAACCGTGGGCAGGCTTGGGCCAAGAATGTGGGTTGGCGCATTGATTATCAGCTAGCAACGCCTGCGTTAGGTGCGAAGGTGATGGCGGCGAGCGTGTATAAGGCGGAACGGTTTAGTGACCATGCACCTTTGATTGTGGATTATGCGGATTGA
- the pyrE gene encoding orotate phosphoribosyltransferase, whose product MTANTLSADFIAFSIHKQVLRFGEFKTKAGRLSPYFFNAGLFDDGESMLKLGEFYANSILQSGLQFDMLFGPAYKGIPLVTAISIAFARLGHNYPYAYNRKEAKDHGEGGTLVGAALNGRVLIIDDVISAGTSIRESVELIRKAGATPCAVSIALDRQEKGLGELSAVQEVEQTNQMPVVSIAKLADLFAYLQGNEKLAQYFPAIEAYRAQYCVR is encoded by the coding sequence ATGACTGCCAACACACTTAGTGCCGATTTTATTGCTTTTTCCATCCACAAACAGGTATTGCGCTTTGGTGAATTTAAAACCAAAGCCGGCCGCTTGAGCCCATATTTTTTTAATGCTGGCCTGTTTGATGACGGCGAGAGCATGCTCAAACTGGGTGAGTTTTATGCAAACAGCATTCTACAGTCTGGCTTGCAATTCGACATGCTGTTTGGGCCAGCTTATAAAGGCATTCCGCTGGTGACCGCGATCAGTATTGCATTTGCACGTCTGGGCCATAATTATCCGTATGCGTATAACCGCAAAGAAGCCAAGGACCATGGCGAAGGCGGGACGTTGGTCGGGGCTGCATTGAACGGCCGTGTGCTGATTATTGATGACGTGATTTCTGCGGGCACTTCTATCCGGGAGTCTGTTGAACTCATCCGCAAAGCAGGAGCCACGCCTTGCGCGGTCAGCATCGCCCTGGATCGCCAGGAAAAGGGGCTAGGGGAGTTGTCTGCCGTGCAGGAGGTTGAACAAACCAACCAGATGCCGGTGGTCAGTATTGCCAAACTGGCTGACCTGTTTGCCTATTTGCAAGGCAACGAAAAGCTGGCGCAGTATTTCCCGGCCATTGAAGCGTACCGCGCACAATATTGCGTACGCTAA
- a CDS encoding YidB family protein: protein MGLFDSVAGAMMNKVMGDKGPLAKLAMELFQQYGGLPGILQTLKNGGLSEQVDSWVGTGANLNVSAQQIGAALGTAVLSGIAGKLNMTTDELSSKIAEHLPDVVNQLTPNGVVENNPALIMSRLMGMLK from the coding sequence ATGGGATTATTCGATAGCGTCGCTGGTGCCATGATGAACAAGGTCATGGGTGATAAAGGTCCATTGGCAAAACTGGCGATGGAGCTATTTCAACAATACGGTGGCTTGCCTGGCATTTTGCAAACGCTGAAAAACGGCGGCTTGAGCGAGCAGGTTGATTCGTGGGTAGGCACAGGGGCGAATTTGAATGTGAGTGCCCAGCAAATCGGCGCTGCCTTGGGGACTGCAGTATTGAGTGGGATCGCCGGTAAGTTGAATATGACGACCGATGAGCTGAGCAGCAAAATTGCCGAACATTTACCCGATGTGGTGAATCAATTAACGCCGAATGGTGTGGTGGAGAATAATCCGGCACTTATCATGTCGCGCTTGATGGGCATGCTGAAATAA